One Magnolia sinica isolate HGM2019 chromosome 2, MsV1, whole genome shotgun sequence genomic window, TCGTTTCGTGTTGCCAACCGCTGAAATTCTTCAATGTAATCTATGACGGTTCAATTTTCTTATCGGCAATTCTGGTATTGTTGAAATAATATCTACTCATAATCATTGGGAAGAAATCGttatcgaagaagacgtctcatccgtggccatgatgagatgggtgccttgttctggcgggctcgtgagagttgtaattgctcccaccatgtagaagcaccagattttaatttaaacgctaccaattttacctttttatgatctggcacgtccatataataAAAATATGTCTCTACTTCGACTagccaattgaggaaatcttcgATGCGTAACAAACtattaaaactagaaagttcttgtcgctagaacttgaatcatctagtatagccctacggtttgccactggtagtgctctatgaaAATCGGAGTTGTGTCGTATAGTAACCACGGGAGGTGGAGCAACCACGGgcggtggagcaccgcctagagCTCGAGGCAGAAGTAGCGCATCGGGAAGACAGTTGAGGGTTACttgtagcccttgcatggtcaactgactctcccagtggaaagcttAAATTCTTTCTACAAAATCacgaatccctagatcaccgtccaCATAATTTTGACTCATACATTCGTTGTTTGCCACCGGCGAGAAGGAAAtcttcactctgataccaattgacacagggatgaacgtgatgaggtcgagcaccgtctccctcgaaaggataactgttttgaatccacggaacttttctggattcctcacagaggcttctcgaatccacgataaagaaagcaaacaaaatagaaaataaattcgaaattgattaatgcgtgaaataaatgagttcacaaccctttaaataggggtagcaagcaatgagagagaaatcagaagcaaactataactaaaactcttagaatttggaacttactataaatagtaaacttactatttatagatggtcgtgatgtctgctagtgcacaaggttttcggccgaaaatagtaagtgttctatttggcttcaccaagttgttctcctaattattctaagcccttttcatgttggacacaactcctaaattccaatggatgaagagttataatcaagctaaaatttactatttatagtaaaaacgaaattaaaatagggaaaaaacagtcgatctaggggtatttcacaaatccgccttgcgtaacccggcatagcggggttggttggctaaagtagctcgttctaccccaaaatcaaatattttatGCCCAATAAcccattccggattgtgagatacgctcgatctaaggtccaacggtccaaatcacctttatcatcgaccgggccttttctaatccatcttggacatgaaagtgtccacgacccgctctacatcaattgaACCCTAACACGAATCGAAGTCAAATCGAATTAGTacggtgactcaattactttgatgttgatgttgctcaccaagtgtttgatgaaatgactcaacaaagtgttggctagtggcaagaaaggtatgtatatgaaaaaaataccattttttcttgattttgatattgcctccaaggtgtttgatgaaatacttgtaaatagcGGTGGCTATTTTACATATATTGAGAAATTGAAAGTATAcaacatgtgtttgtgaaaatgtcacataggctcgaactcggctcaaattggCTTGAGCTGCTGATTGAACCGAGCCCAATTAGCCAGTCAAGCTGGAGGATCAagggccagctcgactcggttcgaatcagtgtacacccctaattaacTATTAACTATTGACTTTGAATTGacgattaaattataaatttAGATCCTCTTATTTCTTTGATGGCTTAAGAGACAAAATttccataagggcctgtttggccggaccgatcccacagtattaggagggatgggatcatgatatcccaggatatgcatgacgagccaaacagacccgatgaacttgtccgAGATATAACTAAATCCTATGGattttaaaacaatccactgacattaccttaaaattgatcccatcccttggttggacggattggaaggtaaaatcccgagatatactgggcgtgccaaacagatccagtgaacttgtcccgggatatagcaatcccatggatcttaaaccaatccactgacaccaccatcattaccttaaaatccatcccatccctcctaatcccacgggattcacccggccaaacaggctgAAATGCGTAGAAATTAGAAACGAACGACAAAAGCACTCTGCCCTACATGACCAACAAAGACAAAAGCTATGGGAATCGAATGGAATAGAACTCTCCTGTTTCGCCAGGCAGATTGGATgcgattggaagggattggaacaTAGATCccggattggccaggcgtgcgaaacagacacgggatcctaATCCCGattccgggatatagcaatcccatggatgttaagacaatccactgacattatCATCGTtatctttaaatcccatccaatccaccttaatccttTCAAAATTGCGTGGGagcgtgtttggttcgagggattgaaagggattggaatgcttaatcccgggattggccgggcgtgccaaacagaccggatatagcaaCTCCGGGATACAGCGATCCCATAGATATTgcagcaatccactgacacagctatcattaccttgaaatccgtgaaatccactcaaacaccatccaatcccatccaaactgcccggccaaacaggccagGAAACTTGTTCCATCCGTTGGTTTGTTTTTATAACTGAGGATAAGCCAAAAGGCCGATGTGCCTGATTTCATGACATGTCAATTTGTATGATATGACTTTCGTGATAGACCGCCTGGATCCTACAGTTTCTGTTACTTTATGTGCGTGGGCATGCGCCTTGGATAGTACTACCCAAATTTTTATTTATACCATTTTCAAAATGAGGTGCGTCGTACACTTTTTATAGGTGGTGCTAACGCATTGGAACCTCCAAAATCATACTTATCTCGAAACCATTTATTCTGAGGCTATCGGGAGCGGATTAAGTGTGACCCCGGATACACCAAGGTCGGTGGGACCCTTGAATATGGGGCTtatagtgatgtatatgccttaaatccacaccgtccaaccattttgaaagttcattttaggatattattccaaaaataaaggttactaaaatcttatgtggaccacaccacatgaaacagttgtgattgaatccccattattaaaaacttcatggattccaccgtaatgtttatttgccatccaacctgttaataagaagAGACGGCACAAGTATCATTTTGactgaaagcttttgtggcccgtaagaagtttttgatggtcaatcaccgctgtttcctgtatTCTGGTATATCTTGGATCTTGAActgctttattttttaaatcatgctCATAGATTTagtaaaatacatcacagtgggccccacactcaggAGTCCcatccacctcggtggatccgggtatCACCCACTCCGCTCCCGTGGCTATCacccaatggctgaaattcacgGAGAAAATCAAGAGGACAGCATTCGACCTCCATGATGATAATTTATTATCATACTCTATCAACAATTTGGACCAGTAGATTACGGTGCAACTATTACATTCGTACGGTTGAAGAGTCACGATTATTTTTGAACGGTGCTAACCTAGCTCTGACAACTTGCACGTGCCTCACTACACGTGTTTCTAAAGGATAGCTCTTATCAGGCAATTTTGTCCATGTGGCAAGCGactcagaaaatggatggttattaAAAGATGTTCTAATGTATGGACGGATAGGATTATCAATCGGTGTGATTGTTGCATAATAGCCATGAAATGTACGCTGGACGGAATGGACAGTCCAAATCCGATGATTGGACTTTCCGAGTATCCTGGTGCAACCAGGAGCACTGGATCATTTTTCTTATCAAATAAAGCTCAGCTTATCAGGAGAGCTGGCGGAGAGAGCGTGCGAGTAAAAAAATGAATTCCGGAAAATCTCTTCCACTGCTGCTGCGGCTGCTACCGCTGCTGCTCCACTTCTTCTCGTGCAGCAGTGAAGATGGAAGGAACAGCATCGTCTTCACTACTCTGGGCCGAGCTCACTACGCCTtcgacatctactccgtccatatcCCAACCGTCTCCCTCCTCTCccaatcaacaccgtccaacgAGCTGCTACTAACGGACGGAGAGTCCGTCAACTACAACGGCTACTTCCCTGACGACCCGTCCTCGCTCCTTTCCCTCCTCTCCTCACCTCACCCAATCGTTAACCAAGCAGTCGTGTACGTCACCGAGCGGAACGGCTCCTCCAACATCTACCTGGACGCCCACCTTCATCAGAGCCGTCCATCTGAATCGGAGGAGGAGGGAAGAAGAGCCGCCCTTGAGGAGGTCCCTTATCGTGTCCAGATTCCTCTGCTGCAATCTCAATCGAACGATGTCCGTTTTTACATGAAAGATAGACCGTCGATCTCCGGCGATCATCTGATCTATGTCTCGACGCATGAAAAGTCGGAATTGCCTAGGAAGAGCTGGGCCGCGGTGTATTCGTCCGATCTCCGGACAGGCGGGACCCAGCGGTTGACCCCTTATGGGATCGCCGATTTCAGCCCGGCGGTCTCCCCGTCGGGCGAATGGACGGCTGTGGCTTCTGCAGGGGAGAGAGGATGGGAAGGGGAAGTTGAGGATCTCAAGACCGATGTCTACGTGTTTCGGACCCGCGACGGATCAGAGAGGGTGAAGATCGTCGATCACGGTGGCTGGCCTACTTGGGCCGACGATCGGACGCTTTTCTTCCATCGCGAGAGCGACGACGGATGGTGGAGCATCTACAAAGCAGTGCTCCCTCGACGAAGCTCACGCCGAGTCGACTCGGTAGTCGTCAAACGAGTCACACCGCCCGGCTTCCATGCATTCACTCCCACTGCTGCTCGGAATGGAAAATTCATCTCGATCGCCACCAGAAGGCCCACCTCTGAATTCCGTCACATCGAACTGTTCGATCTTGCAAACAAGGTGTTCGTCGAAATCACCAGACCAATCTCTCCCAATACTCACCATTTCAACCCATTCATCTCCCCAGATTCCACCCGAATTGGCTACCACAGGTGCAGAGGCCGCAGCAACAGAAGCCCTCTGCTCCTTGAGAATCTCCAGAACCCATTGCCTGGCGTCTCTCTATTCAGAATCGATGGCTCcttcccttctttctctcctaACGGAGACCGGATCGCCTACGTTTCATTCCCGGGTCTCTCCGTGGTGAACAGCGACGGCTCAGATAAGAGGGAGGTCTTCAGCGGCGCTGCATTCGCCACTGCCTGGGACTGGAAACGAAAGGGCGTGATCTACACCAGCCACGGCCCCGAATTCGCCTCAGAAAGCACCGAGGTCGATATCATCTCCATCAATCTTGAAGAGAAGGCAGAAAACGGGCTATCCTTCTCATCCTACTCATACAAGAAACTAACCACAGGAGGCGAAAACAATGCCTTCCCCTCTCCATCACCAGATGGGAAGTGGGTCGTGTTCCGATCGGGCCGATCAGGCCACAAGAACCTCTACATCATGGACGCGATCGAAGGCGAGAAGGCGTCGATCCGACGGTTGACGGATGGACCATGGACGGACACTATGTGCAACTGGTCGCCGGACGGTGAATGGATCGCATTCTCGTCCGATCGTCA contains:
- the LOC131236611 gene encoding uncharacterized protein LOC131236611, translating into MNSGKSLPLLLRLLPLLLHFFSCSSEDGRNSIVFTTLGRAHYAFDIYSVHIPTVSLLSQSTPSNELLLTDGESVNYNGYFPDDPSSLLSLLSSPHPIVNQAVVYVTERNGSSNIYLDAHLHQSRPSESEEEGRRAALEEVPYRVQIPLLQSQSNDVRFYMKDRPSISGDHLIYVSTHEKSELPRKSWAAVYSSDLRTGGTQRLTPYGIADFSPAVSPSGEWTAVASAGERGWEGEVEDLKTDVYVFRTRDGSERVKIVDHGGWPTWADDRTLFFHRESDDGWWSIYKAVLPRRSSRRVDSVVVKRVTPPGFHAFTPTAARNGKFISIATRRPTSEFRHIELFDLANKVFVEITRPISPNTHHFNPFISPDSTRIGYHRCRGRSNRSPLLLENLQNPLPGVSLFRIDGSFPSFSPNGDRIAYVSFPGLSVVNSDGSDKREVFSGAAFATAWDWKRKGVIYTSHGPEFASESTEVDIISINLEEKAENGLSFSSYSYKKLTTGGENNAFPSPSPDGKWVVFRSGRSGHKNLYIMDAIEGEKASIRRLTDGPWTDTMCNWSPDGEWIAFSSDRHDPGGGSFALYFIRPDGSGLKRVVHSADGGRTNHPWFSPDSKSLIFTSDYAGVSAEPIANPHHYQPYGDIFIAKSDGSGIQRLTHNSYEDGTPAWGPTFMRPVDVVEGPPGGPKCNFDDCHWLAIKKRDGLSVASNPTCGTP